Proteins from a single region of Terriglobales bacterium:
- a CDS encoding ADOP family duplicated permease produces METLGQNLRLAVRQLRRNPGFTFAVAFTLALSIGANTAIFSIVNALLLKELPYDRPERIGIVFAKTTGAQSGDDRKNVDGEQWELLRDNVPSLISAVSGLRASGVNLQAGSRAQYLHAGRVSARYFDVLAIRPIMGRTLSEDEDRPHGPKAAILSYGLWRTVFAQDPNVLGQGVLLKGEPYTIIGILPEHATTPLNADLYTPLQPSREGEGQGTNFAPIMRLRNGATWPQADAEINVAWARTARVQNFVRRNPGAQITYHSVPLQAGQANTLRPQVLALMLAAGFILLIACANLAGLTLVRMLRRTSEIATRLALGASAWQIQTQLWIENLVLALLGGVVGIGVGFLALRGLLLMLPEHFLPVATIRLDGRVLGFTLLLSLLTSVLFGMLPALSSTRIDLRSAIASRAVIGTGSVYIRQGLIAGEVALTVVLLAAAGLLIRTLVHLETMPPGFNPAGVITAKASLDDVRYGDPAAFRKLLNESLSTMREIPGVQNAAVGLTLPYERALLTGITLSDGKEAGQQVMTNKAYVTPGYFDTLQIPVLAGRSFTEADGPDTEQVVVINQTFARKFFHGENPVGRHLDKMSIVGVVADTVLSSAGKLNEGSAPLTDEEAIYVPAAQISDSKMLSITHAWFQPSWIVRSPQSAERVIPQMQRALATADPTLPFSGFYSMNDLMADTLATQRIEVALLTAMASLALLLSAVGIFALVANLVAQRRREIGIRIALGSTIERAMVHVGSSGVSASTLGLVLGLLLCIGALRVMRSVLYGVGVYDAPTILLVILTLFVVTLLATAVPALRVANIDPATTLREE; encoded by the coding sequence ATGGAAACACTGGGCCAAAATCTCAGGCTGGCTGTGCGTCAGTTGCGGCGTAATCCCGGATTCACATTCGCTGTGGCTTTCACGCTTGCTCTTTCTATCGGAGCAAACACGGCAATTTTCTCGATCGTGAACGCGCTTCTTCTGAAAGAGCTGCCCTACGATCGTCCGGAGCGCATTGGAATCGTGTTCGCGAAGACTACGGGGGCTCAGTCTGGGGACGACCGAAAGAATGTCGATGGAGAGCAATGGGAGCTGCTGCGCGACAACGTGCCCTCTCTCATCTCGGCTGTTTCGGGCCTGCGCGCTTCCGGTGTAAACCTGCAGGCCGGTTCCCGCGCGCAGTATCTTCACGCGGGACGCGTTTCGGCGCGCTATTTCGACGTGCTGGCTATCCGTCCCATCATGGGACGCACTCTTTCAGAGGATGAAGACCGTCCGCACGGCCCCAAGGCAGCCATCCTCAGCTACGGTTTGTGGCGCACCGTTTTTGCACAAGATCCTAACGTTCTGGGACAAGGCGTTCTGCTGAAAGGCGAGCCATACACGATCATTGGGATCCTGCCTGAACATGCAACTACTCCGTTAAATGCCGATCTCTATACGCCCCTGCAGCCGAGCCGCGAAGGCGAGGGTCAGGGCACAAACTTTGCTCCCATCATGCGATTACGGAATGGCGCAACCTGGCCACAAGCTGATGCAGAAATCAACGTCGCATGGGCCCGAACTGCGCGGGTCCAAAATTTTGTCAGGAGAAATCCTGGGGCGCAGATAACGTACCATTCGGTTCCACTGCAAGCGGGGCAAGCAAATACGCTTCGGCCGCAGGTGCTGGCGCTGATGCTGGCGGCCGGATTCATCCTGCTCATCGCTTGTGCGAACCTCGCTGGGCTTACTCTCGTGCGCATGTTGCGCCGCACAAGCGAGATCGCGACGCGGCTCGCGCTGGGCGCTTCTGCGTGGCAGATTCAAACGCAGCTGTGGATCGAAAATCTGGTGTTGGCGCTCCTGGGTGGTGTGGTGGGCATCGGAGTAGGCTTCCTGGCATTGCGCGGGTTGCTGCTGATGCTGCCGGAGCACTTTTTGCCGGTGGCGACGATTCGTCTCGACGGTCGCGTTTTGGGATTCACTCTTCTGCTGTCCTTACTCACGAGTGTGCTGTTCGGTATGTTGCCTGCGCTTAGCAGCACGCGAATCGATCTTCGGTCTGCGATCGCCAGCCGTGCCGTAATAGGAACTGGCAGCGTTTATATCCGGCAAGGTTTGATCGCGGGCGAAGTTGCGCTGACGGTGGTGTTGCTGGCGGCTGCCGGCCTGCTGATCCGTACGCTGGTTCACCTCGAGACCATGCCTCCGGGTTTCAATCCAGCTGGAGTGATCACGGCGAAGGCGTCTCTCGATGATGTCCGCTACGGCGATCCGGCGGCGTTCCGAAAACTGCTTAATGAGAGCCTTTCCACGATGCGCGAGATTCCCGGCGTGCAGAATGCAGCGGTTGGTTTGACTCTGCCGTATGAGCGTGCACTGCTCACGGGAATCACTCTGAGTGACGGCAAAGAGGCAGGGCAGCAGGTGATGACAAACAAAGCGTATGTCACTCCCGGCTACTTCGATACGTTGCAGATTCCAGTGCTCGCAGGCCGCAGCTTCACTGAGGCGGATGGACCGGATACAGAGCAGGTGGTTGTGATCAACCAGACGTTCGCGCGCAAGTTCTTCCACGGAGAGAACCCTGTAGGACGGCATCTCGACAAAATGTCGATCGTTGGCGTGGTAGCGGATACGGTGCTGTCTTCTGCAGGTAAATTGAACGAAGGTTCGGCGCCATTAACCGACGAAGAGGCGATTTATGTGCCTGCGGCACAAATCAGCGACTCCAAGATGCTCTCCATCACGCATGCTTGGTTTCAGCCAAGTTGGATCGTTCGCAGCCCCCAGTCGGCGGAACGCGTGATTCCCCAGATGCAGCGTGCACTCGCAACCGCAGATCCCACGTTGCCGTTTTCCGGTTTCTACTCGATGAATGACCTCATGGCCGACACGCTTGCGACCCAAAGAATCGAAGTCGCTCTGCTCACTGCAATGGCCTCACTTGCCCTGCTGCTAAGTGCGGTGGGAATCTTTGCCCTGGTGGCAAACCTGGTAGCGCAGAGAAGGCGCGAGATCGGGATTCGCATCGCGTTGGGCTCGACGATCGAAAGGGCCATGGTGCACGTCGGAAGTTCGGGAGTGAGCGCATCGACATTAGGATTAGTCCTCGGACTGCTACTGTGCATCGGCGCACTCCGCGTGATGCGCAGCGTTCTTTATGGTGTAGGCGTGTATGACGCGCCTACTATCCTGCTCGTGATACTAACCTTGTTTGTTGTGACTCTCCTCGCAACGGCCGTGCCTGCCTTGAGAGTTGCCAACATCGACCCTGCAACAACTCTGCGCGAAGAATAG